One Pelobates fuscus isolate aPelFus1 chromosome 8, aPelFus1.pri, whole genome shotgun sequence genomic window carries:
- the LOC134571398 gene encoding olfactory receptor 6B1-like, whose amino-acid sequence MTVQCNIATLGFQNHTTLREVRIVGFETLHSFKLVLFAGFFTTYILTLSGNLIICLLILFCKCLHSPMYFFLCNLSMSEILFTTNIVPNLLHTLLNGGITISLTGCFTQFYFFGVFSVTESLLLTIMSYDRFLAICKPLHYTSIMDSWLCFRLTLTCWTVGFVIMSITLGFLCRLDFCGQNVINHFFCDFSPILDLSSSDTTSIKIIVLLLSSTDTLFPFFFIIATYGYIMMAIIQIPSAKGKQKAFSTCSSHLSVVFTYYATLILVYVVPARGYLLLVNKELSLLYTVVTPLLNPIIYTLRNQEIKLAIGLLARKIKHVIIRNQGGSL is encoded by the coding sequence ATGACTGTTCAATGTAATATTGCCACACTGGGCTTTCAGAACCATACAACTCTAAGGGAAGTTCGAATTGTGGGATTTGAGACCCTTCACAGCTTCAAGCTTGTTTTATTTGCTGGTTTTTTTACTACCTACATATTAACTTTATCCGGGAACCTCATCATCTGTCTTCTCATATTATTCTGTAAATGCCTTCATTCTCCAATGTACTTTTTCTTGTGTAATCTCTCTATGTCTGAAATTTTATTCACCACTAACATTGTCCCTAATTTGCTGCATACATTACTGAATGGTGGGATCACTATATCTCTTACCGGTTGCTTCACACAATTCTACTTCTTTGGGGTTTTTTCTGTGACAGAGAGTCTCCTCCTCACCATAATGTCCTACGATCGATTCCTGGCCATTTGCAAACCATTACATTACACATCGATCATGGACTCCTGGTTGTGTTTCCGCTTGACTCTCACATGTTGGACTGTGGGTTTCGTCATCATGTCAATCACATTAGGATTTCTATGCAGATTAGATTTTTGTGGACAAAATgtcatcaatcattttttttgtgaCTTTTCCCCTATTTTAGACCTATCCAGCTCAGACACAACCTCCATAAAGATCATTGTATTACTGCTCTCATCTACAGACACTCTGTTCCCATTCTTCTTCATTATTGCTACATATGGATATATTATGATGGCTATTATACAGATCCCCTCAGCCAAAGGCAAGCAGAAAGCGTTCTCCACCTGCAGTTCTCATCTGAGTGTTGTCTTCACATACTATGCCACTCTGATCCTGGTCTATGTTGTCCCAGCTAGGGGATATTTATTGCTGGTCAATAAggaactttctttactttatacaGTGGTGACCCCATTGCTAAACCCTATTATATACACCCTGAGAAATCAGGAGATTAAATTAGCTATAGGTTTATTGGCCAGGAAAATAAAACATGTGATTATCAGGAATCAAGGAGGATCATTGTAA
- the LOC134571397 gene encoding olfactory receptor 10AG1-like, with the protein MGRDLHTNVTEFIFLGFSDLSLTLQAIVFNFFLFSYILTLLGNGVIILTISLDPAFQTPMYFFLRNLSFLELCLTTVTVPKVLHDFLSGNRSISFIGCATQMFVFFSVGVSECVFLLVMAFDRYVAICHPLRYMSVMSNTLCYKLTIGSWMVGFLVSFGQTTFIFTLPYCNSNHLDHFFCDIPPLLSLACADTFINELCVFIACLVGATIPFLFIICSYINILSSIMRIHSAEGRQKALSTCVSHLTSVILFYGTAMFVHLRLRSQRSPFNDRMISLFYCILIPLINPLIYSLRNKDMNKALGKIFLDFPKQVQY; encoded by the coding sequence ATGGGAAGAGACCTTCATACTAACGTGACAGAATTCATTTTCTTAGGATTCTCTGACTTATCCCTTACTCTTCAAGCCATTGTCTTTAACTTCTTTCTGTTTTCCTACATCCTCACATTGCTGGGAAATGGTGTAATCATACTGACTATTTCGTTAGACCCTGCATTTCAAACTCCCATGTATTTCTTCCTGAGGAATCTATCATTCCTTGAGCTTTGCCTAACTACGGTCACTGTTCCAAAAGTCCTGCACGATTTCCTAAGTGGAAATAGGTCCATCTCCTTCATTGGTTGTGCTACTCAGATGTTTGTCTTCTTCTCTGTTGGAGTTTCAGAATGTGTTTTCCTTTTGGTGATGGCCTTTGATCGCTATGTAGCTATCTGCCACCCATTAAGATACATGTCTGTTATGAGCAATACATTGTGTTATAAGTTAACCATTGGGTCATGGATGGTGGGGTTCTTGGTATCTTTCGGGCAAACCACCTTCATCTTTACATTGCCTTATTGTAATTCTAACCATTTAGACCATTTTTTCTGTGATATTCCCCCACTTCTCAGCCTGGCCTGTGCTGACACCTTCATCAATGAACTGTGTGTCTTCATAGCTTGTCTTGTGGGGGCCACGATCCCATTCCTTTTTATTATCTGCTCATATATCAACATTCTGTCCTCCATAATGCGCATTCATTCAGCAGAGGGACGTCAGAAGGCACTGTCTACTTGTGTGTCTCACCTGAcctctgttattcttttctatgGGACAGCCATGTTTGTTCATCTTCGTTTACGATCCCAGAGATCTCCTTTTAATGATCGAATGATTTCACTCTTTTATTGCATCTTAATACCTCTCATTAACCCCTTGATATACAGCCTGAGGAACAAAGATATGAATAAAGCTCTGggaaaaatatttttagattttcCTAAACAAGtgcaatattaa